A window from Oncorhynchus tshawytscha isolate Ot180627B unplaced genomic scaffold, Otsh_v2.0 Un_contig_7483_pilon_pilon, whole genome shotgun sequence encodes these proteins:
- the LOC112225148 gene encoding uncharacterized protein LOC112225148 translates to MEDNKSLNEDDPHDHQSLEGQVQKMKNDILGLNYPEDSEVKDPLPQIELKAVTRRKVKTKRRTSANRSTVEQSTDSDAAERDFVDNQNDEDEEKVKKDPLPQMQQDAVKRNKVK, encoded by the exons ATGGAGGATAATAAG AGTTTAAATGAAGATGATCCACATGATCATCAAAGTTTGGAAGGTCAAGTCCAGAAAATGAAGAATGATATCCTGGGTTTAAACTATCCAGAAGATAGTGAAGTGAAGGATCCCCTGCCTCAGATCGAGCTGAAGGCTGTGACAAGGAGAAAAGTTAAG ACCAAGAGGAGGACCAGTGCCAACAGGTCCACAGTTGAACAGAGCACTGATAGTGATGCGGCTGAGAGAGATTTTGTTGATAATCAGAATGATGAAGATGAGGAAAAGGTGAAGAAGGATCCCCTGCCTCAGATGCAGCAGGATGCCGTGAAAAGAAATAAAGTCAAG